The following are encoded together in the Desulfovibrio desulfuricans DSM 642 genome:
- a CDS encoding DVU0772 family protein: MTSLKDFSLYNIDWNLSPEHAVTMYLEWGNNDWHSEYPPVRSKEDVSHYFVVDSWQEPPVIRLVRRNSERADDLITVPLPSVLMEDYRKVHGSWRGISEPTPEVKSWLKKELGQD; this comes from the coding sequence ATGACATCCCTGAAGGATTTTTCTCTTTACAATATAGACTGGAACCTCAGCCCCGAACACGCCGTCACCATGTATCTGGAATGGGGAAATAACGACTGGCATTCAGAATACCCGCCGGTTCGCTCCAAGGAAGATGTGTCCCACTACTTTGTGGTGGACAGCTGGCAGGAACCGCCTGTTATACGGCTTGTGAGGCGTAATTCTGAAAGGGCGGACGATCTGATTACCGTTCCCCTGCCTTCGGTTCTGATGGAAGATTACCGCAAGGTTCACGGTTCCTGGCGGGGCATAAGCGAGCCTACCCCCGAAGTGAAGTCCTGGCTCAAAAAGGAGCTTGGGCAGGATTGA
- a CDS encoding amino acid ABC transporter permease, with amino-acid sequence MLDAAFFSNELLPALNRGLLISIALIIPAGSLGFAGGVLLGCARAFGPRWLRRLGNGYTSLIRGVPLAVQLMMIYYALPKLGIFFSPFGAALTSFTLCTAAYQSEYVRGALLSIRQGQVRAAQALGFSQWQTVSWIIIPQAARRALPGCGNEIIYLIKYSSLAYLVTCLELMGEGKVVASDTFRFTEVFIAVGAYYLAMVTLATFLLRWLEDRYRIPGFGAR; translated from the coding sequence GTGCTGGACGCGGCCTTTTTCAGCAACGAACTGCTGCCAGCCCTGAACCGTGGGCTGCTGATTTCGATTGCGCTCATTATTCCAGCCGGGAGCCTCGGCTTTGCGGGCGGCGTACTCCTGGGTTGCGCCCGCGCTTTTGGGCCGCGCTGGCTGCGCCGCCTTGGCAACGGCTATACCTCGCTGATACGCGGTGTGCCCCTGGCCGTGCAACTGATGATGATCTATTATGCTCTGCCAAAACTCGGCATTTTCTTTTCGCCCTTTGGCGCGGCCCTGACCAGTTTCACACTCTGCACCGCCGCCTATCAGTCGGAATACGTGCGGGGAGCGCTGCTTTCCATCAGACAGGGGCAGGTGCGCGCCGCACAGGCGCTTGGGTTCAGCCAGTGGCAGACAGTCTCGTGGATCATCATTCCTCAGGCGGCCAGACGCGCCCTGCCCGGCTGCGGCAATGAGATCATCTATCTTATCAAGTACAGTTCGCTGGCCTATCTGGTTACGTGCCTTGAACTCATGGGCGAGGGCAAGGTTGTTGCCTCTGATACGTTTCGTTTTACCGAAGTCTTTATTGCTGTAGGCGCGTACTATCTGGCAATGGTCACCCTGGCAACGTTTCTGTTGCGTTGGCTTGAAGACAGATACCGTATCCCCGGTTTTGGGGCGCGCTAA
- a CDS encoding amino acid ABC transporter ATP-binding protein, which produces MSVDQQAVLQVKGISKMLGGKPILDNCSLTVNRGELKVLIGPSGAGKSTFLQSINCLIPPDSGEIYLEGQLLNRTDKAALCAFRAQVGMIFQDFNLFDHLTAEENVAIALRKVRGMSAADARARAQEELARVGLARRASLYPAQLSGGQKQRVAMARALAMDPKVILLDEPTSALDPELVGEVLAVIRDLASGGMTMVMATHQMDFARALATEIIFMEHGKLIEQGSPAVLLAEGSNTRTRDFCQRLLEMGA; this is translated from the coding sequence ATGAGCGTGGATCAACAAGCGGTATTGCAGGTCAAAGGCATTTCCAAAATGTTGGGCGGCAAGCCCATTCTGGATAATTGCAGTCTCACGGTGAACCGGGGCGAACTCAAGGTGCTCATCGGGCCTTCCGGCGCGGGCAAGAGCACGTTTCTTCAAAGCATCAACTGCCTTATCCCCCCCGATTCCGGAGAGATTTATCTTGAAGGCCAGTTGCTCAACCGCACGGACAAGGCCGCACTGTGCGCCTTTCGTGCCCAGGTTGGCATGATCTTTCAGGATTTCAACCTGTTTGATCACCTTACCGCCGAAGAAAACGTGGCTATAGCTCTGCGCAAGGTGCGCGGCATGTCTGCTGCCGATGCGCGCGCCCGCGCACAGGAAGAACTGGCCCGCGTGGGCCTTGCCCGCCGCGCAAGCCTGTACCCGGCGCAGCTCTCTGGCGGCCAGAAGCAGCGCGTGGCCATGGCCCGCGCCCTCGCCATGGACCCCAAGGTTATTCTGCTTGATGAACCGACCTCGGCCCTTGACCCCGAGCTTGTGGGCGAAGTGCTTGCCGTTATTCGCGATCTCGCCAGCGGCGGCATGACCATGGTCATGGCAACGCACCAGATGGATTTTGCCCGTGCCCTTGCCACCGAAATTATTTTCATGGAACACGGCAAGCTTATTGAACAGGGCTCGCCCGCCGTACTGCTGGCCGAAGGGTCAAACACGCGTACCCGCGATTTTTGCCAGCGCCTGCTGGAGATGGGGGCCTAA
- a CDS encoding amino acid ABC transporter permease, translated as MNSLLVVYNALPSILSGSLVTVGNVTLSLTMGLLLGVPMAVAQVYGGPWLRRLVALYVWFFRGVPILVLLFLCYGLFISIGISIDPFFICCIVLGSTSTAYQSQIFRGAIESLPHGQLNAARALGMRERTGICSIILPQAMRLSIPGWANEFSILLKDSAICFVLGTQDIMARTSFVAARTHEHLALYATAGVLYFVLTLVVLKLLRLLEQKIHVPGYSSGIGMEGMGMG; from the coding sequence ATGAATTCACTGCTTGTGGTATACAACGCCCTGCCCTCCATTCTGTCCGGCAGTCTGGTTACGGTGGGCAACGTCACCCTGTCGCTGACAATGGGTCTGCTGCTTGGCGTGCCCATGGCCGTGGCCCAGGTCTATGGCGGCCCCTGGCTTCGGCGGCTGGTGGCGTTGTATGTTTGGTTTTTCAGAGGTGTGCCCATTTTGGTGCTGCTGTTCCTCTGCTACGGCCTGTTCATCAGCATCGGTATTTCCATTGATCCCTTTTTCATCTGCTGTATCGTTCTTGGCAGCACCAGCACGGCCTACCAGTCGCAGATTTTCAGGGGCGCTATCGAAAGCCTGCCCCACGGGCAGCTCAATGCCGCGCGCGCCCTTGGCATGCGCGAAAGAACAGGCATCTGCTCCATTATTTTGCCTCAGGCCATGCGCCTCTCCATCCCTGGCTGGGCCAACGAATTTTCTATTCTCCTCAAGGATTCGGCCATCTGCTTTGTGCTCGGTACGCAAGACATCATGGCCCGCACCTCGTTTGTGGCAGCCAGAACGCACGAGCATCTGGCCCTCTACGCCACAGCGGGCGTACTGTATTTTGTGCTGACGCTGGTGGTGCTGAAACTGTTGCGTCTTCTGGAACAAAAAATCCATGTACCCGGCTATTCCTCAGGGATCGGCATGGAAGGCATGGGTATGGGATAA
- a CDS encoding ABC transporter substrate-binding protein, with protein MKKLLVCALLAAVLAAVPAFAKKAYVNGIDPDYPPFAYMDEKTGKPAGFDVDSMNWIAKTMGFEVVHKPMAWDGIIPALLAKQIDMVDSGMSITAERAKVVQFSNPYWTVSRVFVVPADSKLTPADILGKKIQLGVQRGTSEANDIKKEQEEKKYPFELRFYESSPLAVEDLLNGRIQAALMDELPANNAIENGRAVKKAGTHGEPDNFGVAMRKDDKELQKLVNEGYKKLMADPYWKELQQKYLSK; from the coding sequence ATGAAGAAGCTTCTCGTCTGCGCCCTGCTGGCCGCCGTGCTGGCCGCCGTGCCCGCATTTGCCAAAAAGGCCTATGTGAACGGCATTGACCCCGACTATCCGCCCTTTGCATACATGGATGAAAAAACTGGCAAACCCGCTGGTTTTGACGTGGATTCCATGAACTGGATAGCCAAGACCATGGGATTTGAAGTAGTTCACAAGCCCATGGCATGGGACGGCATCATCCCCGCCCTGCTCGCCAAGCAGATCGACATGGTTGACTCCGGCATGAGCATCACTGCAGAGCGCGCCAAGGTTGTGCAGTTCTCCAACCCCTACTGGACGGTTTCGCGCGTGTTTGTTGTGCCCGCCGATTCCAAGTTGACCCCTGCCGACATTCTGGGCAAAAAAATCCAGCTCGGCGTTCAGCGCGGCACCTCTGAAGCCAACGACATCAAAAAAGAGCAGGAAGAAAAGAAATATCCTTTTGAACTGCGCTTTTACGAATCTTCCCCCCTTGCGGTTGAAGACCTCCTCAATGGCCGCATCCAGGCTGCCCTGATGGACGAACTGCCCGCCAACAACGCCATTGAAAATGGCCGCGCCGTCAAGAAGGCCGGCACCCACGGCGAACCCGACAATTTCGGCGTTGCCATGCGCAAAGACGACAAGGAACTGCAGAAGCTGGTGAACGAAGGCTATAAAAAGCTTATGGCCGACCCCTACTGGAAAGAACTGCAGCAGAAATACCTGAGCAAATAA
- the wbaP gene encoding undecaprenyl-phosphate galactose phosphotransferase WbaP has product MKQYPLWVRALLACGLSPQKTLLCLADLFTILGTALVVFLVRAAFGDVDFSQYRGALPLLLMGPVMAAGLGLYQSISLPPHRELKALFQLTSLMYGIILAVLFLSKAGDTYSRIVIAGSWLATVFTLPLMRSYCRHLFMRRRWWSRPLIIFDSGNAGRDFWRYLKRRPERGLHPVAIYSLPTNEDAVRKLFAETSQAKPKAMAMILQKADQGQSLDYITEASRYFERILVVPSFNDGFRAHWLTPRDLGTAVGLQVRQNLRDKRRLRVKRFMDVLLCALGGVVLLPLGLLLALAIRLDSKGPVFYRQRRIGHGGREIRIFKFRTMVDKADMVLREVLEHDPELRAEWEKDHKLKHDPRITRVGRILRKVSLDELPQLLNVVIGDMSLVGPRPIVQNEVQKYGPVYEEYCMVRPGITGLWQISGRNNTTYAERVAFDHYYINNWSVWMDLWILAKTIPVVITGYGAY; this is encoded by the coding sequence ATGAAACAATATCCCCTCTGGGTCAGGGCGCTTCTGGCTTGCGGGCTTTCCCCGCAAAAAACCCTGCTTTGTCTTGCTGACCTTTTCACCATCCTCGGCACGGCCCTGGTGGTTTTTCTTGTGCGCGCCGCTTTTGGCGACGTGGATTTTTCACAGTATCGCGGGGCATTGCCCTTGTTGCTCATGGGGCCGGTGATGGCCGCCGGGCTTGGCCTTTATCAAAGCATAAGTCTGCCTCCGCACCGCGAGCTCAAAGCATTGTTCCAGCTCACAAGCCTCATGTACGGCATCATTCTGGCAGTGCTTTTCCTTTCAAAAGCAGGCGATACCTACTCCCGAATTGTCATTGCGGGCAGTTGGCTGGCTACGGTCTTTACGCTGCCGCTCATGCGCAGCTATTGCCGCCACCTGTTTATGCGCCGCCGCTGGTGGAGTAGACCGCTGATAATTTTTGACAGCGGCAACGCCGGGCGTGACTTCTGGCGGTACCTCAAGCGCCGCCCCGAGCGCGGGCTGCACCCGGTAGCCATATATTCTTTGCCCACCAATGAAGACGCCGTGCGCAAACTCTTCGCGGAAACGTCGCAGGCCAAGCCAAAGGCGATGGCCATGATTCTGCAAAAGGCGGATCAGGGGCAGAGCCTTGACTATATTACCGAAGCCAGCCGTTATTTTGAGCGCATTCTTGTGGTGCCTTCCTTCAACGATGGCTTCCGCGCGCACTGGCTGACCCCGCGCGACCTTGGCACTGCCGTGGGCTTGCAGGTACGGCAAAACCTGCGCGACAAGCGCCGCCTGCGGGTCAAAAGGTTTATGGATGTGCTGCTCTGCGCCCTTGGCGGCGTTGTGCTGCTGCCTCTTGGCTTGCTGCTGGCTCTGGCTATTCGCCTAGACAGCAAGGGCCCCGTATTTTATCGCCAGCGGCGTATTGGCCACGGGGGCCGCGAGATCAGGATTTTCAAGTTTCGCACCATGGTGGACAAGGCCGATATGGTGCTCAGGGAAGTGCTTGAACACGATCCTGAATTGCGGGCGGAGTGGGAAAAAGACCACAAGCTCAAGCATGATCCGCGCATAACCCGCGTGGGCCGCATTTTGCGCAAGGTCAGCCTTGATGAGCTGCCGCAACTGCTCAACGTGGTTATCGGCGATATGAGCCTTGTGGGGCCGCGCCCCATTGTGCAGAACGAAGTTCAAAAGTACGGCCCGGTGTATGAAGAATACTGCATGGTGCGCCCCGGCATTACCGGGCTGTGGCAGATTTCTGGCCGTAATAATACCACCTATGCCGAGCGCGTGGCCTTTGATCACTATTATATCAACAACTGGTCTGTCTGGATGGATCTGTGGATCCTGGCCAAAACGATTCCTGTGGTCATAACCGGGTATGGAGCATACTGA
- a CDS encoding glycosyltransferase family 9 protein — translation MGERGNRLNRLLDRYAGIPLAACSAVARLGKKSVPDAAPQRVGFICLGAIGDLLLLSALITALRERLPNVHIALLVSRANAATVSLIPGIDQCASFAVTDVSAMVAWLREQRLDALIDSTQWARLGAILSNLSNARTTVGFDTEGQHRAFGYSFKVPHRNDRHEVENFMELGRALYPDLQGAPRLLLPQSPPDDLPAELCGRLEPAGDIGDALPRRVFLHMWPSGSNAWLKEWPADSWDALARLLGSKGFEVYLTGAPADAPRNDAFLRAHPQCPAISLAGRTSLAGLAWLFSRATAVVSVNTGTMHLAALAGAPTVGLHGPTNPLRWGPVGRHVRALLPHKGPYAYLNLGFEYPRPHTSCLDSLPVEDVVDALHSLSLF, via the coding sequence ATGGGAGAACGCGGCAACAGGCTTAACCGTTTGCTTGATCGTTATGCGGGCATTCCCCTGGCGGCATGCAGCGCGGTTGCGCGTCTGGGCAAAAAATCTGTGCCGGATGCCGCGCCGCAGCGCGTGGGTTTTATCTGTCTGGGGGCCATTGGCGATCTGCTGCTGCTTTCAGCGCTGATCACCGCCCTGCGCGAGCGGCTGCCCAACGTGCATATTGCCCTGCTCGTGTCCCGCGCCAATGCCGCTACCGTCAGTCTGATCCCTGGTATTGACCAGTGCGCGTCTTTTGCGGTGACGGATGTTTCTGCCATGGTAGCATGGCTGCGCGAACAACGTCTCGATGCGCTCATTGACAGCACGCAGTGGGCGCGGCTTGGGGCCATATTGAGCAACCTTTCCAACGCCCGAACCACAGTGGGCTTTGATACGGAAGGGCAGCACCGCGCCTTTGGCTATAGCTTCAAGGTGCCTCACCGCAATGACAGGCATGAGGTGGAAAATTTCATGGAGCTGGGCCGCGCCCTGTACCCGGATCTTCAGGGTGCGCCACGCCTGCTTTTGCCGCAGTCTCCGCCGGATGATCTGCCCGCTGAACTTTGCGGCAGGCTGGAACCAGCAGGCGACATAGGCGATGCCTTGCCGCGGAGGGTTTTTCTGCACATGTGGCCCTCAGGCTCCAATGCCTGGCTCAAGGAGTGGCCTGCCGACAGTTGGGATGCTCTGGCCAGACTGCTGGGCAGCAAGGGGTTTGAGGTCTACCTGACCGGTGCGCCAGCCGATGCCCCGCGTAATGACGCTTTTTTGCGGGCGCATCCCCAATGTCCTGCGATTTCGCTTGCTGGCAGAACATCACTTGCAGGCCTTGCCTGGCTGTTCAGCCGCGCCACGGCTGTAGTCTCCGTAAACACGGGCACCATGCATCTGGCAGCGCTTGCGGGCGCACCCACCGTGGGGCTGCATGGGCCGACCAATCCCTTGCGCTGGGGGCCGGTGGGGCGTCATGTGCGCGCACTTTTGCCGCACAAGGGGCCATACGCCTACCTCAACCTGGGCTTTGAATACCCACGGCCTCACACTTCCTGTCTTGACTCGCTGCCGGTGGAAGATGTGGTGGATGCCCTGCACAGCCTTTCGCTCTTTTAG
- the fabZ gene encoding 3-hydroxyacyl-ACP dehydratase FabZ, translated as MQDTAPQNTGMDIQRILRLLPHRYPFLLVDRVVECVAGSHIRAYKNVTFNEPFFQGHFPGAPIMPGVLILEALAQTGGLLAVSGMDSLDDKLFLFTGLDGVKFRRQVVPGDRLDLECSNLRMKLKLCKMEARAFVDGKLAAEAQITAAIGDRPKS; from the coding sequence ATGCAGGATACCGCCCCCCAGAATACGGGCATGGACATACAGCGCATTTTGCGCCTGCTGCCGCACCGCTACCCCTTTTTGTTGGTGGACAGGGTTGTGGAATGCGTAGCAGGCTCGCACATCCGGGCCTATAAAAATGTTACGTTCAACGAGCCTTTCTTTCAGGGGCATTTTCCCGGTGCTCCCATCATGCCCGGCGTGCTCATTCTGGAAGCTCTGGCCCAGACAGGCGGCCTGCTGGCCGTTTCCGGCATGGACAGCCTTGACGACAAGCTCTTTCTCTTCACCGGCCTTGACGGCGTAAAATTTCGCCGCCAGGTGGTTCCCGGCGACAGGCTTGACCTTGAATGCAGCAATCTGCGCATGAAGCTCAAGCTCTGCAAAATGGAAGCCCGCGCCTTTGTGGACGGCAAGCTTGCCGCAGAGGCTCAGATTACCGCCGCCATCGGCGACAGGCCCAAGAGCTAG
- a CDS encoding OmpH family outer membrane protein, translated as MRKVLMTAVAVGLLLAGQVYAADGGAVPAAKIGVVDMQTVATQSVPAQAAKTTMESKFGTERNELEKQGEALKKKADALKNPKASEEKKLDFIRSKQDLDQKTRNFLRKVEQEEVKLRQDMVTLVFSATYEVARAKGFNFVVDVTAGGVLYADQSMDLTQDVLAEVNKIYKEKANEKSGKK; from the coding sequence ATGCGCAAGGTTTTGATGACGGCTGTTGCGGTTGGCTTGTTGCTTGCCGGGCAAGTCTATGCTGCAGACGGCGGCGCCGTACCCGCAGCCAAGATCGGTGTTGTTGACATGCAGACCGTGGCGACGCAGAGCGTCCCTGCCCAGGCCGCCAAAACAACAATGGAAAGCAAGTTCGGCACTGAACGTAACGAACTTGAAAAACAGGGCGAAGCGCTGAAGAAAAAGGCCGATGCTCTGAAAAACCCCAAGGCCAGCGAAGAAAAAAAGCTGGACTTCATCCGTTCCAAGCAGGATCTGGATCAGAAGACCCGTAACTTCCTGCGCAAGGTCGAACAGGAAGAAGTGAAGCTTCGCCAGGATATGGTTACCCTGGTCTTCAGCGCCACCTATGAAGTTGCCCGCGCCAAAGGCTTCAACTTTGTGGTGGACGTAACCGCCGGTGGCGTGCTGTACGCCGACCAGTCCATGGATCTGACCCAGGACGTGCTGGCCGAAGTGAACAAGATCTACAAAGAAAAAGCCAACGAAAAGAGCGGCAAAAAATAA
- a CDS encoding N-acetylmuramoyl-L-alanine amidase produces the protein MAGKKAQPKASEPTGNNQMRRLVPPLAFLVALCLMVVCFYDSGYTSLPPTGKRYDLAKANIETLRQDEKRSGQREPWENLAAEFRAIYDADPGWPNRPAALFRAAESLEELARRSFAKADARKAIECYEAVAQRHADSRLADDALFRAAKLRAAWLKDDKGAQALLERIKAQYPRGDMIQEAQALEKTLQAAANGRTAPEARQVSSTDGKEPKDEAVPAKGSSAPSTAASSTAGNTDTTAGQLAKASALQPLPQVELLPRYREAKAKMDALRADKVRSCWRQPWEELTTEFLRIYTSRKDWAISPGALFRAAASQEALSDCSHLADEYRQARDLYLKLAQEFPKSALADDSLLRAASIEADRLNQTSEALELLDAIMALYSGGDMVAEAQTLRNRLTGAPAATASKAGNAPQVTRPVVQSLSWNSLSKNSVEIVLELSAPARYTAKLNTSSAKGKNRADQASLHVALENASVEKDIRKGVNIRGSLFKGMSVSDSKGGETVLQFNFQDARRFDARTETNPCRIILRVAGGSTQLPPVSNAKAGFADAQPTAENQATVADASGTQPATPPSPRLVRDMARQLGLTVRTVFIDAGHGGRDPGTNHNGVLERIVSLDLALTLGRLLEANGLEVVYSRTADKHISLRERTTMANAAGADLFVSIHVNANDDPSVQGFETYYLDIASNPEAARLATLENADGDHRLGDMQKMLADVMLNARVDESRHLAQDIQRLSQFRLKRRQYDTKDNGIKSAPFIVLLGAQMPAVLVEIGYCTNREEAARLLTPKYRMTLAEGLAEGILAYKDKLLKRRTVQNSLTQEGAGAM, from the coding sequence GTGGCCGGAAAAAAAGCCCAGCCCAAGGCTTCCGAACCAACTGGCAACAACCAGATGCGCAGACTTGTTCCGCCTCTGGCCTTTCTGGTTGCCCTGTGCCTGATGGTCGTCTGCTTTTACGACTCCGGCTATACTTCCTTGCCGCCAACGGGCAAGCGCTACGATCTTGCCAAGGCAAATATTGAAACCCTGCGGCAGGATGAAAAGCGTTCAGGCCAGCGTGAACCGTGGGAAAATCTGGCTGCGGAGTTCCGCGCCATCTATGATGCTGATCCGGGCTGGCCCAACCGCCCTGCGGCCCTGTTCCGCGCTGCGGAAAGCCTGGAGGAGCTGGCCCGACGCTCGTTCGCCAAGGCTGATGCCCGCAAGGCCATCGAGTGTTATGAAGCTGTCGCCCAACGCCATGCCGACAGCCGGCTTGCCGATGACGCACTTTTTCGTGCTGCCAAGCTGCGCGCCGCGTGGCTTAAAGACGACAAGGGCGCACAGGCACTGCTTGAGCGCATCAAAGCCCAGTACCCCAGGGGCGATATGATCCAGGAGGCCCAGGCGCTGGAAAAGACGCTTCAGGCTGCTGCCAATGGGCGCACCGCCCCAGAGGCGCGTCAGGTTTCCAGCACCGATGGCAAGGAACCCAAGGACGAAGCAGTTCCAGCAAAGGGGTCTTCTGCCCCCAGTACAGCCGCATCTTCCACAGCTGGCAACACCGATACGACGGCAGGCCAGCTTGCCAAGGCCTCGGCCTTGCAGCCCCTGCCGCAAGTGGAACTTTTGCCCCGTTATCGCGAAGCCAAAGCGAAAATGGATGCCCTGCGCGCCGACAAAGTCCGGTCGTGCTGGCGTCAGCCCTGGGAAGAACTGACCACTGAATTTTTGCGCATCTATACCAGCCGTAAAGACTGGGCCATTTCTCCCGGTGCGCTGTTCCGCGCTGCTGCCAGTCAGGAGGCCCTTTCAGACTGCTCGCATCTTGCAGATGAATATCGACAGGCGCGCGACCTCTATCTCAAGCTTGCGCAGGAGTTTCCCAAGAGCGCCCTGGCTGACGACTCGCTGCTCCGCGCCGCGTCCATTGAGGCTGACCGCCTGAACCAGACCTCGGAAGCTCTGGAACTGCTTGACGCCATCATGGCCCTGTATTCCGGCGGCGATATGGTGGCGGAGGCGCAAACCCTGCGCAACCGCCTCACAGGCGCTCCTGCAGCAACTGCCAGCAAGGCTGGCAATGCGCCGCAGGTTACCCGCCCGGTGGTTCAGTCCCTTTCGTGGAATTCGCTGAGCAAAAACAGCGTGGAGATTGTTCTTGAGCTGAGCGCCCCTGCCCGTTACACGGCAAAGTTGAACACAAGCAGCGCAAAAGGCAAAAACAGGGCTGATCAGGCATCCCTGCATGTCGCCCTGGAAAATGCCTCTGTGGAAAAGGATATTCGCAAGGGTGTGAACATCCGGGGCAGCCTTTTCAAGGGAATGAGCGTCAGCGACAGCAAGGGCGGCGAAACCGTGCTCCAGTTCAATTTTCAGGATGCGCGCCGCTTTGATGCCCGTACAGAAACCAACCCCTGCCGCATTATCCTGCGGGTGGCGGGCGGCAGCACGCAGTTGCCGCCGGTCAGCAATGCAAAAGCCGGATTTGCCGATGCGCAACCCACGGCGGAAAATCAGGCAACAGTGGCCGACGCCAGCGGCACACAGCCTGCAACCCCGCCCTCGCCGCGCCTGGTGCGCGATATGGCCCGCCAGCTCGGCCTGACGGTACGCACGGTATTTATTGATGCCGGTCACGGCGGGCGCGACCCAGGCACCAATCACAACGGAGTGCTGGAACGCATCGTATCCCTTGACTTGGCCCTGACCCTGGGCAGACTGCTTGAGGCCAATGGCCTGGAGGTTGTTTACAGCCGCACTGCGGATAAGCATATTTCGCTGCGTGAACGCACCACCATGGCCAACGCCGCCGGAGCGGATCTGTTTGTTTCGATCCACGTCAACGCCAATGATGATCCTTCGGTGCAGGGCTTTGAAACGTACTACCTCGATATTGCCAGCAATCCTGAGGCCGCGCGCCTTGCCACCCTTGAAAATGCCGACGGCGACCACCGGCTCGGCGATATGCAGAAAATGCTCGCCGATGTCATGCTCAATGCAAGGGTGGACGAATCACGCCATCTGGCGCAAGATATTCAGCGGCTTTCACAGTTCCGTTTGAAGCGCCGACAGTATGATACAAAGGATAATGGCATCAAATCTGCGCCATTTATTGTTCTGCTTGGCGCACAAATGCCCGCAGTACTTGTGGAAATTGGTTATTGCACCAACAGGGAAGAAGCAGCAAGGCTTCTTACGCCCAAATACCGCATGACCCTGGCCGAGGGGCTTGCCGAGGGCATTCTTGCTTACAAGGACAAGCTTCTTAAGCGCAGGACTGTCCAGAATTCCTTGACGCAAGAAGGCGCTGGTGCTATGTGA